From Pseudoalteromonas rubra, one genomic window encodes:
- a CDS encoding RHS repeat domain-containing protein, producing the protein MQDTRSGTTRCDEHVTFNTRANDLRLRTEPNNPLINPITSLCVIQQTAFDEYGRVSIQLDDYRRSGAGRYYEARGIRNHYQYGQLKSRQEAREGTHGEVYYNLTGLTARGQVSSYEKGHIAVKLGYASNGMIASISTQGNYSYVQNEHYEFDGLGNLTKRTLTNRDTERFGYDKLNRITHINGSPHFSYSASGNLSTKLDGNKEWTHHYGGIGIAKHALTTREYQKTVSQDGIGGPIDNPFGGGAQVYSSSNFSVFGGSANTSVHTATETSAFAGGFTQPRKVTVYERFKYDANGNQTQMQTAEGLIVDTRDYRTLKYTTRNKVSEVTGNSETVQFAYDAHNRRYKRTDKHQTVYYVGALELSVDNSTDEHYVKRYIGNDAMQIYYSSGTSKLQWLFTDHQGSIVAVTNAYYKLLKRFSYDVFGKQSTSAFTFQERNSGHVALHLTLSVFNSVPPNLRGYTGHEPVSLGGDSRIIHMNGRIYDADTGRFMQADPFVQAPSNLQNYNAYSYVLNNPLSYTDPSGYLFKKLFKGAMKATGTWQMLRAIGQVPWLNTIVTVGLNFIPGCQGWCAAAATAAYSAGSTFATTGSLNKGLTAGLTAAAMPGGGSVEAILASAAIGGVSSKLMGGNFGHGFFAAGLGAAAGNIGRGIRNPIGQVVIGAIVGGTVSKVTGGKFANGAFSAAFAAAMRADWGVEARLQKKGLVNKYLGNGDQHDGPGVPQEVRDAIRSMIDAGEYEGAAHIAANYLGKSLGEYSGLMIDMNSRAGEFGEVNRDLSLTLGRDAFHSVSTLISTVGHEYVHLGHRLSDGFINSNYNARQSEVASYQWELDNKHITGLSGRALDNVRKQMNFHGSALSESDYWRARDNNIRWKK; encoded by the coding sequence TTGCAAGATACGCGATCGGGCACCACTCGCTGTGATGAGCATGTCACATTCAATACCCGGGCGAATGACCTGAGGCTTAGAACAGAGCCGAACAACCCGCTCATAAACCCAATAACCAGCTTGTGTGTTATTCAGCAAACGGCGTTTGACGAATATGGTCGGGTTAGTATTCAGCTTGATGATTATCGTCGCTCTGGGGCAGGGCGATACTATGAAGCCAGAGGTATACGCAACCACTATCAATATGGCCAGCTTAAGTCTCGTCAGGAGGCGCGAGAAGGGACACATGGTGAGGTGTATTACAACCTGACCGGACTTACAGCACGAGGACAGGTTAGCAGCTATGAGAAAGGGCATATCGCGGTAAAACTGGGCTATGCCAGCAATGGCATGATTGCGAGCATCAGTACACAAGGCAACTACAGCTATGTACAAAACGAGCATTATGAATTTGATGGCCTGGGCAATCTGACCAAGCGGACGTTAACGAACCGGGACACAGAGCGTTTTGGCTATGACAAGCTTAATCGGATAACACATATCAATGGTAGCCCGCACTTCAGTTATTCGGCCAGCGGTAACCTGTCAACCAAGCTTGATGGCAATAAAGAGTGGACACACCACTATGGTGGCATTGGTATTGCGAAACATGCCCTGACGACCCGGGAATATCAGAAAACCGTTTCGCAAGACGGTATTGGTGGCCCGATAGACAACCCCTTTGGTGGCGGAGCACAGGTGTACTCGTCGAGTAATTTCAGTGTATTCGGTGGCTCAGCAAACACATCTGTACACACTGCGACTGAAACCAGCGCGTTTGCTGGTGGTTTCACACAACCCAGAAAGGTCACGGTTTACGAGCGTTTTAAATATGATGCCAACGGCAATCAGACGCAGATGCAAACAGCAGAAGGGCTGATTGTGGATACGCGTGATTATCGGACGCTGAAATACACGACGAGAAACAAAGTCAGCGAAGTGACGGGCAATTCAGAGACGGTGCAATTTGCCTACGATGCGCACAACCGTCGTTATAAACGCACGGATAAGCATCAAACGGTGTACTATGTTGGTGCGCTGGAGCTAAGTGTCGACAACAGTACAGATGAGCATTACGTTAAACGCTACATTGGCAATGACGCAATGCAAATCTATTACAGCTCAGGTACCAGTAAGCTACAGTGGCTGTTTACAGATCACCAGGGTTCCATTGTCGCGGTAACCAATGCGTACTATAAACTGCTCAAACGATTCAGCTATGACGTATTTGGTAAACAGTCGACATCGGCCTTTACATTCCAGGAGCGCAATAGCGGGCATGTTGCATTACACCTGACCTTATCTGTATTTAACTCCGTACCACCGAACCTGCGCGGCTATACCGGCCATGAGCCAGTCTCACTGGGTGGGGACAGCCGCATCATTCATATGAATGGTCGGATCTACGATGCAGATACGGGTAGGTTTATGCAGGCGGATCCGTTTGTTCAGGCACCTTCGAATCTTCAGAACTATAACGCTTATTCTTATGTGTTGAATAATCCTTTGTCTTATACGGATCCGAGTGGGTATTTGTTTAAAAAGCTTTTTAAGGGAGCTATGAAGGCGACGGGAACGTGGCAAATGCTCCGTGCTATTGGTCAAGTCCCTTGGCTAAACACCATAGTCACCGTAGGTCTCAACTTTATTCCAGGCTGTCAGGGTTGGTGTGCCGCTGCGGCAACTGCGGCATATAGTGCGGGCTCTACCTTTGCAACTACGGGAAGTTTAAATAAAGGACTAACCGCTGGCTTGACAGCTGCGGCAATGCCCGGAGGAGGAAGTGTCGAAGCAATACTTGCAAGTGCTGCGATTGGAGGCGTTTCTTCTAAATTGATGGGCGGTAACTTTGGTCACGGGTTCTTTGCAGCTGGACTGGGTGCTGCTGCTGGAAACATTGGCAGAGGGATCAGAAATCCAATAGGTCAGGTCGTGATTGGTGCTATAGTCGGTGGCACCGTTTCGAAAGTCACTGGCGGCAAGTTTGCCAATGGTGCATTCAGTGCAGCTTTTGCTGCGGCGATGAGGGCGGATTGGGGTGTTGAAGCTCGGCTCCAAAAGAAAGGGTTAGTGAATAAATATCTCGGTAACGGAGATCAGCACGATGGTCCGGGTGTGCCTCAGGAAGTCCGAGACGCTATAAGAAGTATGATTGATGCAGGTGAGTATGAGGGAGCTGCGCACATAGCAGCAAATTACCTTGGCAAAAGTCTAGGTGAGTATTCCGGGTTAATGATTGATATGAATTCTAGAGCTGGAGAATTTGGAGAAGTAAACAGAGACCTAAGTCTTACTTTAGGTCGAGATGCATTTCACAGTGTTTCTACTTTAATTTCAACAGTTGGTCATGAGTATGTTCATCTAGGACATAGACTCAGTGATGGTTTTATTAACTCTAATTACAATGCTCGGCAATCGGAAGTTGCGTCCTATCAATGGGAGTTAGACAACAAACATATTACGGGGTTATCAGGCCGTGCATTGGATAATGTCCGCAAACAGATGAACTTTCACGGTAGTGCTCTGAGTGAAAGTGACTACTGGAGAGCTAGAGATAATAATATAAGGTGGAAAAAATGA
- a CDS encoding GGDEF/EAL domain-containing response regulator, which produces MAKQLTLLLVNADQQERQLIVKTLSSLNVFRIVEHSDTQAALGVLKQQAVDLIITGLNVGKIDGWRFSRMVRSGLLKTPKNTPIVLTPPTYCERIAETTARSYSIDAVLPLERQDVLPQVLANVLSTHLEKSSRLNLLLLEPDQTRADEICQHLSLNFTTTHVTTTNGAMSQFLQNEFAIVLLDATATHSDSGKELVANILQHKPSQAIVTIIDNRDADYAEQLLLLGVTDFVRAPYDLSLLSKVCDHAARREDFMVSYAEFAEKVEQLSRSERRYKDLFSAHQRILLHLNTVVMELDTAGVIRFLNPAWEQLVGHKLKASMHTSMFDYVLTEHREKLATVLTKVQQGEQQSALLELQVMQSNLCPIWVECRFQLIKNVTSTATITATIDNIHERKQAELQLRHLALHDTLTGLHNRYYFDQQLNQFCEQAKQDAQLEHALIYIDLDHFKIINDSKGHQQGDIVLKEVAQLFGEHIADEHLIFRIGGDEFAILLKHTPLLDAHMLAESVCSAIEHHQFHSEEASYTISCSIGLAQITHQNSDPSECLKQADIALYIAKNLGRNLVHCYSKEDAQNSTLQTGLEWGHNVRQALQNNHIELHYQPIWDFKRNQVAYFEALLRLRIDDNLVYPNQFIPALELLNDTYLMDQCVIRECIRAIARHPELHQVSVNLSAQSFLDERLLPHIQSCLAEFQVAASAIIFEITESASINNLSATQAMIAKLNELGCHFSIDDFGTGFSTFSYLKQLPAQHVKIDGSFVRDMLNDPIDLALVKAVNDISHSLDKRSVAEYVESKEIFDALKEIGIDYGQGYYISRPLPVEQLTAVLQTILSEKTAC; this is translated from the coding sequence ATGGCAAAGCAACTCACACTATTGCTGGTTAATGCAGATCAACAAGAGCGCCAGCTGATCGTCAAAACCTTGTCCTCGCTCAATGTCTTTCGCATCGTTGAGCACAGTGATACACAAGCGGCATTGGGCGTATTAAAGCAACAAGCCGTAGATTTGATCATTACCGGGCTGAATGTCGGAAAAATTGATGGCTGGCGATTTTCTCGTATGGTGCGCTCAGGACTATTAAAAACGCCAAAGAATACCCCGATTGTACTGACGCCTCCCACCTATTGTGAGCGTATTGCCGAAACCACAGCTCGCAGTTACAGCATAGATGCGGTATTGCCTCTGGAGCGTCAGGATGTACTGCCTCAGGTACTGGCAAATGTTTTATCTACACATCTGGAAAAAAGCAGTCGCTTAAACCTGTTGTTACTCGAGCCGGATCAAACACGTGCCGATGAGATCTGTCAGCACTTGTCCCTGAACTTTACAACCACCCACGTCACCACCACCAATGGGGCGATGTCACAGTTTTTACAAAATGAGTTTGCCATTGTCTTGCTGGATGCCACAGCAACACACAGTGACTCAGGTAAGGAGCTGGTTGCCAATATTTTGCAGCACAAACCCAGTCAGGCCATTGTAACCATCATAGACAACCGTGATGCCGACTATGCCGAGCAACTGCTCTTGCTGGGCGTTACCGATTTTGTCCGGGCACCTTATGATCTGTCTTTACTCAGCAAAGTATGCGACCACGCAGCCCGTCGTGAAGACTTTATGGTGAGTTACGCCGAATTTGCCGAAAAAGTTGAGCAGCTGAGTCGCAGTGAGCGACGGTACAAAGACTTGTTCTCGGCACACCAGCGCATTTTGCTGCATCTCAATACGGTGGTGATGGAACTGGACACTGCGGGCGTGATCCGCTTTTTAAATCCGGCCTGGGAGCAGCTGGTGGGTCACAAACTCAAGGCCAGCATGCATACCAGTATGTTCGACTACGTACTGACAGAGCACCGGGAAAAACTGGCGACCGTCCTGACCAAGGTCCAGCAAGGCGAGCAACAATCGGCGCTGCTTGAACTACAGGTGATGCAAAGTAACCTCTGCCCAATCTGGGTTGAATGTCGTTTTCAGCTGATAAAAAACGTCACCAGCACTGCCACCATTACAGCAACCATAGACAATATTCACGAGCGCAAGCAGGCTGAACTTCAGTTACGCCACCTTGCCTTACACGACACCCTGACGGGACTGCATAACCGCTACTACTTCGATCAGCAATTAAACCAATTCTGTGAACAGGCTAAGCAAGACGCACAGCTTGAACATGCGTTGATCTATATTGATCTGGACCACTTTAAGATCATCAATGACAGTAAAGGGCACCAGCAAGGTGACATTGTGCTCAAAGAGGTTGCGCAACTGTTTGGTGAGCACATTGCAGATGAGCACCTGATCTTCCGCATTGGGGGTGACGAGTTTGCGATTTTACTGAAACATACTCCCCTGCTGGATGCACATATGCTGGCTGAGAGTGTCTGCAGTGCCATTGAGCATCACCAGTTTCATTCAGAAGAAGCCAGTTATACCATTAGTTGCTCAATTGGTTTAGCACAGATCACACACCAGAACAGTGATCCCAGTGAGTGCCTTAAGCAGGCCGACATCGCGCTGTATATTGCGAAAAACTTAGGCCGTAACCTGGTTCACTGCTACAGCAAAGAAGATGCGCAAAACAGCACCTTGCAAACCGGCCTAGAATGGGGACACAATGTTCGTCAGGCGCTGCAAAATAACCACATTGAACTGCACTACCAGCCAATTTGGGATTTTAAACGCAATCAAGTGGCCTATTTTGAGGCTTTATTAAGACTGCGTATAGACGACAACCTGGTCTACCCAAACCAGTTTATCCCGGCACTGGAGTTGCTAAACGATACCTATCTGATGGATCAGTGCGTGATCCGCGAGTGCATTCGCGCCATTGCCAGACATCCTGAATTACATCAGGTCTCCGTCAATTTATCCGCGCAATCTTTCCTCGATGAACGCCTGTTACCCCATATTCAGTCTTGCCTGGCGGAGTTTCAGGTCGCGGCCAGTGCAATCATTTTTGAGATCACTGAGTCAGCCAGTATCAACAACCTCAGCGCCACACAGGCGATGATTGCCAAGCTCAATGAGCTCGGCTGCCACTTCTCTATTGATGATTTCGGTACCGGATTCAGTACCTTTAGCTACTTAAAACAGCTGCCAGCTCAACATGTTAAGATTGACGGCTCGTTTGTGCGCGATATGCTCAATGACCCCATAGATCTGGCACTGGTAAAAGCCGTGAATGACATCAGCCACTCGCTGGATAAACGCTCAGTGGCTGAATATGTAGAGAGTAAAGAGATCTTTGATGCTCTCAAGGAGATAGGCATTGATTATGGTCAGGGCTACTACATTTCGCGCCCATTGCCCGTCGAGCAGCTCACTGCCGTGCTGCAAACTATTTTATCTGAGAAAACAGCCTGCTAG
- a CDS encoding RHS repeat protein, whose protein sequence is MRSYWAEETGLLLHELPANMRSYTGHEPVTFGGDNRIIHMNGRIYDADTGRFMQADPFVQAPTNLQNYNAYSYVLNNPLSYTDPSGYLFKKLGKFIKKNWRTIAAIGILAVTGYGVDLFTAFEAYGAAATIAATGGALAGYVATGSAKGAVMGALSGAAFYGIGQAFGASSGFLKTGGIGHLGSHALAGGIMAELQGGNFGHGFWSAGITKGAQIGRLVPSNLAAGTIASAVIGGTVSHITGGKFGNGATTAAFQFTLNHFVNDSKYPFSKEAQMDESHPIPDEILELYEQYQEGKFKSLVGVNKAAGESAEEYVASILREKGYIVLVKGVTLKVDGSIRYPDLTLFDGRTEELVSFMEVKLNNSRLISRQIRNDKIIQTKGAMVTRTPSPTLLPQGEIGKTNVELFRIYYQDQD, encoded by the coding sequence ATGAGGAGTTATTGGGCAGAAGAAACCGGTTTGTTGCTTCATGAGCTGCCGGCCAATATGCGAAGCTACACCGGCCACGAACCGGTCACCTTTGGGGGGGACAACCGCATCATTCATATGAATGGTCGGATCTACGATGCAGATACGGGTCGATTTATGCAGGCGGATCCATTTGTGCAAGCGCCGACGAATTTGCAGAACTATAACGCTTACTCTTATGTGTTGAATAATCCGCTGTCATATACGGATCCGAGTGGGTATTTGTTTAAGAAGCTTGGGAAGTTTATTAAGAAGAACTGGCGGACGATAGCGGCGATAGGCATATTAGCGGTTACAGGGTATGGTGTAGATCTATTCACAGCATTCGAAGCTTATGGAGCAGCAGCAACAATAGCGGCTACAGGCGGAGCCCTTGCAGGGTATGTTGCAACAGGCAGTGCCAAAGGGGCAGTTATGGGGGCTTTGTCTGGCGCTGCATTTTATGGAATTGGCCAGGCATTTGGTGCTTCAAGTGGCTTCCTGAAAACAGGCGGTATTGGTCACTTAGGTAGTCATGCTCTTGCCGGTGGTATCATGGCAGAGTTACAGGGCGGCAATTTCGGCCATGGTTTCTGGAGTGCAGGGATTACAAAAGGCGCACAAATAGGTCGACTTGTTCCGAGTAACTTAGCAGCAGGTACAATTGCCTCGGCTGTGATTGGAGGTACCGTTTCACACATTACAGGTGGAAAATTTGGGAATGGCGCGACGACGGCTGCGTTTCAGTTCACGTTGAACCACTTCGTTAATGATAGTAAATATCCGTTTAGCAAAGAAGCACAAATGGACGAAAGTCATCCGATTCCAGATGAAATTCTTGAGCTCTATGAGCAATACCAAGAGGGAAAATTCAAAAGTCTAGTCGGTGTAAATAAAGCTGCTGGAGAGTCTGCTGAAGAGTATGTAGCGTCTATTTTGAGGGAGAAAGGTTACATCGTACTCGTTAAGGGCGTAACGCTAAAAGTTGATGGAAGCATTAGATATCCTGATTTAACACTTTTCGATGGAAGGACTGAGGAGTTAGTGTCGTTCATGGAAGTAAAGTTAAATAATTCTAGACTTATATCAAGGCAGATACGAAATGATAAGATCATTCAAACAAAAGGCGCAATGGTAACAAGGACTCCATCACCAACACTTTTACCCCAAGGTGAAATAGGAAAAACAAATGTCGAGCTCTTTAGGATTTATTACCAAGATCAAGATTGA